AGAGGATCAAAAACCATCACCCGTTCTGCATGGCAGAAGCTGGGGTTTGGGGTGATCCAGTTTTTAACCAGTTACAAATCTGCCTTGCCTGATCCTTAGTGTTTCACAGTATTATCACCTAATGTCTCATCCTCTCCAGTTCAGTATATTGGCATTTTTTATTAGCTGAAAGCTTGTCAAGGAAGATATCGAGTAGGCAAAAAAATGCAGATCATGGCCATGAATCATGGTGAGCTGTCTCCCACCTTAAATTATAACATTTTATATACAGTCGCTGGGGAACAGGGGtactgggagggagggaggataCTGGGAAGACTTCATGAGTCATTGTTAAAcctggaaaattaaattaattgccCCTGAGGCTGTCTGGTGTTGGGGGGGTCCCGATGGAGATTAGTTGGAGGGGATCAGCCCCGCAGCTGGGTGGGCTCATGGCTCCTGGTGCCACCCCATGCCCAGGGTGCTGCTTATGGGCAGGTCCTGCACCTTCGGGCTCTCCACTCACTCCCAGGAGGTTTAACAAGGTTCAGGCCAACAGTCTTTATCAATGAGAGAGGATGCTCAGGTGCTTGAGGAGTCTgagctgcagaaaacagagTATTTGCATGCTATTTGTCACCCGGAGGCACTGCCGgtcccaggctggggacacCACCGCCACGGGAGACACGGAGGACCTGCCACGTGCACCGCTAGCCTGGGGGGAGCATGGTGATGCAGCCAGCCGGTCCTGCTCCAGACTCGTGTCTTTTCTCCATCATGCCCTATGCAGGGAGGATGACGTGTGCAGCCTTGTCCCTGGGACATCGCTATGGGTTAATCCTCTCCAAGGCGGTGATGAGGATTTCACATCTCAGCAGCACCCAATATTAATGGCCATGGTTAGATGCTGCCTTGTGGGAGAGTGATCTCTCTTGCAGCCCACCTCGGTTGTCGCTCTGCTTGAAATCCCTCCTGTAATTTCTCCCTTGCTATCAACCCCATATCCATCCATACCCGTCTGTCGCTGCTCAGATAACTGTGTCTGTCCTTGCCTGATGCTCTCCCTTGGAGCACCAGGACTGATAATTCATTATTTGTCTTTGTGGGACAATTAGCAACAGGGCTGATTCTCAAGTTCCTGGTCCCTGCTGCGATGCTGCGAGCTGCTGAAATGCTGTGAAGACTTTTTGGGAAGGAGCTTTTAAAGGACAAACCAAGTGGGAAGACTAAAAGGGGAATTCCCCAATCTCTGTAGGTGTTTCAGGCTCCACATTTTCCTTGTGCTGGAGCTCTCTGTGCACTCAGGCGCAGTGAGCTGATGTGGCGTGCAGAGCTAGAGGGGGGATTTTGCAGCACGGTGTCTTGTTTGCAGGGTACCTCTCATTGTGGAAAGGGACGTTTCAGGTAAAATTTTATCAAGAAGGTTTCTTAGGATGGGTTGGGAGAGGAAGTCTTTGGTTTCACAGGCTGCGTCCCACCCCAGCTGTGCTCTCTGGTgtcaggggaggagggggagggaggtgcTTCTAGGGCTGTTCCTctgggtcttttttttaatgagaattttCCAAAAGCATCATTTCCATCCCAGGATGGGACAAGGTTGTGAAATGCAGTGCTTGATTTTTGAGTTAGCTCCAGCTATGCCTATACTGGCAACAGAATGGCACTAGTACTGCAACCAGTTCTGACACGTCTATTTTCAGGTCATAGTGACCATGGTAATGGGGAAACCTGCCTAAAATAGCCTGTCCCTGGCACTCACCCCCTTTTTTTGCAAGACACGAGGAATGATGCAACTCTGTTAGGAGCAGACCGCAGGAGGTGATGCTGTGCTGCGAAACCCTGGCGATGATTCCCAGCTGAGCGCAGATGCAGGACACATTTAATAACCATCCTTTAGGCTACCTGCACAGCAAAAGGCAAGAAGTAGCTCTTATTTGAGCAGACCCTGACGATGCAGGGACCCTAACGCTGCATGTCCCACCCCCCCGGGTTTGATGCCGCATCCCCCAAGCAGCGAGCATGCAGCAGGCACCTCTGCGGCATGCAGAgctcgctcagagcccttgTGGATGCAGATCGCTGGAGCGAGGCGCAACCGGAGGTTTGGTAACAGCCGTTTCGTAAGCCGCCGCTTTCGTAACCGGTTCCTTTGACACCCAGCAATCAGGGTCGTGTTGCTTGTTCCTCGTGTTGTGCATTGTTTGAAAACCGCTGATGCTCTCAGAATTGTCCCTCCGAGCCAAACCAGCCTCTTAACCATGTCTCTGTCATAACGCCGTTTCCTCTGCATGCCACGCAACCTGAAGAGCAGCGTCTTCCACCTCTAAATGTGCAGGTTCAGGCAGAAAACTCACCACTCCACCTGTACGTCCTTATGCAGTTTTTTCGCTGCGATATTGCAAATTAACTTTTGCCCCCCTTGCCCCAGCTGTAGCTCAGCCCCCGGCTGGATGGGGTCACCTTTGGGGgtgctggagaagagagggagaagcGACCAAAGGGACAGCAGGATCAGTCCTCCCTGGGTAGCAGCCTCCCAGACATTCCCTACGTTTTGGAAAAGCTTTATTTCCAAAGCAAAGCTCGTTGGGGCAGCATGGCCCCAGCCACTGCATCTGCCCAAAGGCAAGCTTGTCTTTTGAGATGCTGGTGGAGGAGGCGAAAGGGAACCTGCACAGGCTGTGTGCTGCATTTGATatggtttggcttttttaatgGGTGTTACTTAAAGCGTTGTGGTGTGTCTGTAACTGATAGAGCTGGGATGAGATGAAGGCTCTGAGAAGGATGAGTGTGCTGGCCAAGGCAGCCTGCCATGGGGAGGAGATGAGAGTGCAAAGCTCAGTCGTTCCATCTCTTCACCTGAACGTGGGGACATGTATGCACCACCAAACGCTGCTGGGTTTCGGAAGGCTTTGAGAAGCCACAGCGCTGGCAGGACCCCAGGTCTCGCTGCTCGTATGGGTGCAGAGAGCTCGGGCACGGAGCAGGCCGAGGTGGGGTTAGATATATGTGACGTGTCACTTCGGCTTCATACCAGAGACCTGCCATGAAGATGAAAGCATCTCTAACCGCTCTTTGATAGTATTATGTGGAGCTGTTTAATTGAAGAGGAGACACTACAGAAGCCTTATTCTGTCCCAGTGCACCGCCTCCTTTTGTTCAGCAAGCACCTTCAGTGCGGAGGCTTTTCTGGCTTGTTTTTAACCCAGGTTCTCCTCACTGGTGGCGGTGGGGGTCTCTCCTGGCCCCGCTCCCCTGGAAGCGCTCCATCGGCTTTATCGGGTCCTTCTCCTCAGCACCCGCAGTCCAGGTGTGATCAACCCCAGGACATCCATTAGGGTGCAGGATGAGGCTGCTGGCCTTGGGGCACCGTGGGGATTCAGCAGCTCAGAGCCCCCCTGGGTGGGTGTCAGGGTCCTCCTGGGGCTCCCAAATCCATCCTGACGCCCGCCCCGTCCCGCAGGTGCGGATCTGGGAGATCCCCGAGGGAGGCCTGAAGAGGAACATGACGGAGGCTGTCCTGGAGCTGTATGGGCACAGCCGGCGCGTCGGCCTCGTCGAGTGGCATCCCACCACCAACAACATCCTCTTCAGCGCTGGCTATGACTATAAGGTGAGCCCTGCCCCGCGCGGCTGCTGCCCAGGACTGCCCTTGCAAAGGCTTTCCCTGCTCGTGACACAGGTGGGAGTCACTtgtgtgcaggcagggcaggatcCTGCTGGCTGGAATAAAATGACCCACCGTGTCTGCAGCAGACAGTACCTTCCCTCATGCAAGGGTCTTGCACCCAGTCTTAAGGACTATTGTAATTTTgcacaagcagcagctgcagggcgGCCCTGGGAGGATGGAAGGGGGGTCTGTAAGGGATGAGGGGGCGATTTCAGCCAAAATAGGAGATATTAAGATGCCTGAAGCAGATGTGGAGGTTGCAGCAGGGGTGGGGTGTCTCCTGGAGTGGAGATGCCAGGGCAGCCTCCCCGCTTCCCACAGGTCCTCATCTGGAACCTGGACATTGGGGAGCCGGTGAAGATGATCGATTGCCACACGGATGTCATCCTCTGCATGTCTTTCAACACCGATGGCAGCCTCCTGGCCACCAGCTGCAAGGACAAGAAGCTGCGGGTCGTGGAGCCGCGTTCCGGCAGGGTCCTGCAGGTGCGGTGCTCATGCCGGGGGGCTGTGTGCTGCATGGGATAGGGGGGTTAGAAATAAGATCTTAGGGAGGAATCCCACTGAAAACACATAAAAACATTTGCAAGGTACTGTACGTACTCATGATGTGATGTTGTGCATGTGTCAATGTCTGCAGGTAATTCTCTGCTTGTTGTTAAAATTAGGTGAAGGTGTTGGGGAGGGCTTGGCTTCATTCCAAGCACGGGAGTtggaagcttttcttcttttattaagTAAGGATTTGTGGAAAATAGAAATTAggcagggtgtgtgtgtgcagaaaGTCCCAGAAAGAGCCACAGTTTGGAGGAAGACAGTGGTTTCTCAGTAAAGGTGATATCTAATATTCAGGGAGATGATaggcattttcattttgcacaGGGGACAGGTGTTGAATCACCGTACCTCCATCCTGGCTGCCACCCCACCAGCACGGAGCTGATGCTTCACCGGGATGAGGCGGGAGAGGCGTTGGGGGGGCAGCAGGTTGGGGTACCTGCCAAAGAAGGGGCTTTCCTGGGATGAGGGTCAGGTCTGGGGGCCGCAGCGGGGGGGTGGCTGGCGGTGAGCATGCTCCTGTCTTGCAGGAGGCCAGCTGCAAGAACCACCGTGTCAACCGGGTGGTCTTCCTGGGCAGTACAAAGCGGCTGCTGACGACAGGGGTGTCGCGCTGGAACACGCGACAGATTGCCCTCTGGGACCAGGTGGGTGCCAGGACCCCTGCTCCGTCCCCGCTGGGACCCCTGCTCAGCACGAGCATCGGGACAACTTGGTTAATAAAGTGCTTTTCCCTGTTGTGCAGGAAGACCTGTCCATGCCCCTGATAGAGGAGGAGATTGATGGGCTCTCAGgtctcctcttccctttctaTGATGCCGACACTCACATGCTGTACTTGGCTGGCAAGGTACGGGCTGTGCTTCGCGTCCCGCAGCTGTGGGAGCTGCGGCATCTCCCGGGGAGGTGAAGGGGCCGCTCTCCAGCAAACTGTGTGGGGGAGAAGCGCCGTCCTGGAAGGAGGGCTGTCCTGAGCCCCAAGCAAAGTGTTACACAGCTCTTTGGCCACGAAACCCTGGTTCGGAGAGGTGCCTGCCAGTGTTGCATGAGTGGGCAGCCTCCTGCTGGGTGATGCACagggctgcagcatccccagcctgTATCCCTCCAGCATTTCCCAAGGACAGGGTGCTAGGGGTTGTTATCATGGTCTTTATTCAACCTCATGTTTGCCAAAGCACTAAACCATCCCTCTTCCCTGCACTCACTCCAGGGCGATGGCAACATTCGGTACTATGAGATCGGCTCGGAAAAGCCCTACTTGAGTTATCTCATGGAGTTTCGCTCCCCAGCACCGCAAAAAGGACTGGGTAAGGATGGCTGTGCTGCTGACCCTTCGCTCTGAACATGCAAAAGGTAGATGATGGAAGGCGCTTAATTAAATGCCACAGGCAAATGGGTTTGGCATGGGTTTGGCAGGCACTGTGCCAGCTCTGGAGCATCAACACAGGGCTGCAGTGCTTGCAGGGCGGTGTTCCCAT
This DNA window, taken from Haliaeetus albicilla chromosome 12, bHalAlb1.1, whole genome shotgun sequence, encodes the following:
- the CORO2B gene encoding coronin-2B isoform X4 — translated: MTVTKMSWRPQYRSSKFRNVYGKVASREHCFDGIPITKNVHDNHFCAVNARFLAIVTESAGGGSFLVIPLEQTGRIEPNYPKVCGHQGNVLDIKWNPFIENIIASCSEDTSVRIWEIPEGGLKRNMTEAVLELYGHSRRVGLVEWHPTTNNILFSAGYDYKVLIWNLDIGEPVKMIDCHTDVILCMSFNTDGSLLATSCKDKKLRVVEPRSGRVLQEASCKNHRVNRVVFLGSTKRLLTTGVSRWNTRQIALWDQEDLSMPLIEEEIDGLSGLLFPFYDADTHMLYLAGKGDGNIRYYEIGSEKPYLSYLMEFRSPAPQKGLGVMPKHGLDVSACEVFRFYKLVTLKGLIEPISMIVPRRSETYQEDIYPMTPGMEPALTPDEWLSGVNRGTSEGEEERRR